Proteins encoded within one genomic window of Citrobacter amalonaticus Y19:
- a CDS encoding HEPN family nuclease: MGNYSDFETDFVQRTLALIDHYNEMIEVLGKPFREQYNYTLTLNCLLGLIVLPKERALSFLPADRLTRQLKAEMGLRESQLPGPEMNLRELIHKMRNSVAHFCVQVESASDAHLVDWIVFRESQGDGEVYASFSAPELLPFLKYYATLLLDNMARRRAPAVNILDL; this comes from the coding sequence ATGGGAAATTATTCAGATTTTGAAACCGATTTTGTTCAGCGAACACTGGCGCTTATCGATCATTATAACGAAATGATTGAGGTGCTGGGCAAACCATTCAGGGAGCAGTACAACTACACGTTGACCCTGAATTGCCTTCTGGGTCTTATCGTGTTACCGAAAGAGAGGGCGCTCTCTTTCCTGCCTGCCGACCGTTTAACGCGGCAACTTAAAGCAGAAATGGGATTACGTGAGTCACAGCTGCCCGGACCGGAAATGAACCTGCGGGAGTTGATCCATAAGATGCGGAATTCAGTTGCTCATTTCTGTGTCCAGGTAGAGTCAGCCAGCGATGCACACCTTGTAGACTGGATTGTTTTCAGGGAATCCCAGGGAGATGGAGAAGTCTACGCCAGCTTCAGCGCTCCGGAGCTTTTACCCTTTCTGAAATATTATGCGACCCTGCTGCTCGACAATATGGCTCGGCGTCGAGCCCCCGCTGTTAACATATTGGATTTGTGA
- a CDS encoding DNA-binding protein, whose amino-acid sequence MTNLPADTVRRIEDAAAALIAAGNPNPTNEQVRQHLGGGSLSHISPVMREFRARQRALASEQTPALPPELAQLLTGQLALLWQAAVKQAEAGTLAAREQADTDIARADQERDEALAKVTALESELAVLREVVTERDRLLDEVRGLRAEALPLREQVARLTATGEHLAAQLQDTKAELKETREDGRALQAELLALARHDGKAKK is encoded by the coding sequence ATGACTAACCTGCCTGCTGACACCGTCCGTCGGATCGAGGACGCCGCCGCCGCACTCATTGCCGCCGGCAACCCGAACCCGACCAACGAACAGGTCCGCCAGCACCTCGGTGGCGGCTCCCTGTCCCACATTTCCCCGGTGATGCGGGAATTTCGGGCACGCCAGCGCGCACTGGCCAGCGAACAGACGCCGGCTCTGCCGCCAGAGCTGGCGCAGCTGCTCACCGGCCAGTTGGCCCTGTTGTGGCAGGCCGCGGTGAAACAGGCAGAAGCCGGGACACTGGCGGCCCGGGAACAGGCCGACACCGATATCGCCCGGGCCGACCAGGAGCGCGACGAGGCGCTGGCGAAAGTGACCGCACTGGAAAGTGAACTGGCGGTGCTTCGGGAGGTGGTGACCGAACGTGACCGGTTGCTCGATGAGGTACGCGGGCTGCGCGCGGAGGCGCTGCCGCTGCGCGAGCAGGTAGCCCGTCTGACCGCCACCGGCGAACACCTGGCGGCGCAGCTGCAGGACACCAAAGCGGAGCTGAAGGAAACCCGGGAGGATGGCCGTGCGCTGCAGGCAGAGCTGCTGGCCCTGGCACGCCACGACGGGAAGGCGAAGAAATGA
- a CDS encoding conjugal transfer protein TraG N-terminal domain-containing protein — MTANSFLEYFLVLFGWVMNNAMWSILSSTGLFALPLVVRVLGVWLKVREEGADEGNKGLLALPRIEHALYVSYLVMLFCCIPLLPVDISTIKFDSSRAKQCGVSVPTPQNSGYKGLVNDFDGRTAEVPVWWYLLHMMSKGTTQAMIASIPCGTNLRQMRFDVQNTKLRDPVLLQEVQEFADQCYSRAYFRLKNSNSQLSDATINSVGWIGSSYFLNTSGYYDYYTAMTPRSQWPYNSSRDSGYPDTGAGGYPTCKTWWSDGTSGLRKRVLASFSDNTRKEMQRQFPGKQWEEIALRWLVSPRNADLSGAGTTYAVGSSDTTTGVVGNLTRLTSSIGLGLKQAEALPGFDAMKQALPMIQALLLMMIITVIPALMMFSAYDPKTIFTISFALFALQFITFWWELAGWLDDRLITILYDNMAEQGIANSSVPFAAFFSSTADGWIMNLVLGMMYLVFPMFWVGMLSWAGVRIGNMANNFSDASKMPTDAGSEAGKKAQGVAIDAASGGIKSGLSKG, encoded by the coding sequence ATGACCGCAAACAGTTTTCTGGAATATTTTCTCGTTCTCTTTGGCTGGGTAATGAACAATGCCATGTGGAGCATTCTCAGCAGTACAGGCCTTTTTGCATTGCCACTGGTGGTCAGGGTTCTTGGCGTCTGGCTGAAAGTGAGGGAGGAGGGGGCTGACGAGGGGAACAAAGGGCTTCTTGCCCTTCCGCGAATCGAACATGCACTGTATGTGTCTTATCTTGTGATGCTCTTTTGCTGTATTCCGCTGTTGCCGGTTGATATCAGCACAATCAAGTTCGACAGCTCGCGCGCTAAACAGTGCGGCGTCAGTGTGCCGACGCCACAGAATTCTGGCTACAAGGGACTCGTTAACGATTTTGACGGTCGTACGGCCGAGGTTCCAGTTTGGTGGTATCTCCTGCATATGATGTCGAAGGGCACAACGCAGGCAATGATTGCGTCAATCCCATGCGGTACGAATTTGCGACAGATGCGTTTTGACGTTCAGAACACGAAACTGCGTGATCCTGTGTTGTTGCAGGAGGTCCAGGAATTTGCAGATCAATGTTACTCGAGAGCATATTTCAGACTGAAAAACAGCAACAGCCAGCTCAGTGATGCCACCATCAACTCCGTGGGCTGGATAGGTAGCAGCTACTTCCTGAATACTTCCGGATATTATGACTACTACACGGCTATGACGCCACGTAGCCAGTGGCCTTACAACAGCAGCCGGGACAGTGGCTATCCGGATACTGGTGCAGGTGGATATCCAACATGTAAGACGTGGTGGTCCGATGGTACTTCCGGGCTTCGCAAACGAGTTCTGGCCAGTTTTAGTGATAACACACGTAAGGAGATGCAGCGTCAGTTCCCCGGAAAGCAGTGGGAAGAAATTGCGTTACGCTGGCTTGTCAGCCCACGCAACGCAGATCTCTCCGGCGCCGGTACCACTTATGCTGTTGGCAGTAGCGACACAACCACCGGAGTAGTTGGTAATCTTACACGCCTTACCTCGTCTATTGGTCTTGGACTGAAACAGGCCGAGGCGTTACCTGGTTTTGATGCAATGAAGCAGGCACTGCCGATGATCCAGGCATTATTGCTGATGATGATAATCACGGTCATTCCTGCGTTAATGATGTTCAGCGCCTACGATCCGAAAACCATTTTTACCATCTCCTTCGCGTTATTCGCTCTTCAGTTCATTACGTTCTGGTGGGAACTGGCAGGTTGGCTTGATGACAGATTGATCACCATCCTCTATGACAATATGGCTGAGCAGGGGATTGCAAACAGCTCGGTGCCTTTCGCGGCTTTCTTTAGCTCAACGGCTGATGGATGGATTATGAACCTGGTACTGGGGATGATGTACCTGGTCTTTCCGATGTTCTGGGTTGGTATGCTGAGTTGGGCTGGAGTTCGAATTGGTAATATGGCTAACAACTTTAGTGATGCTTCTAAAATGCCTACGGATGCTGGCTCGGAAGCAGGTAAAAAAGCTCAAGGGGTGGCGATTGATGCAGCTTCAGGCGGGATTAAATCAGGATTAAGCAAAGGATAA